One Microvirga thermotolerans DNA window includes the following coding sequences:
- a CDS encoding CaiB/BaiF CoA transferase family protein has translation MTKPLEGLKVLELARILAGPWVGQLLADLGADVVKVERPGAGDDTRGWGPPFIEGADGEDLSAAYFHSCNRGKRSIAVDFETQEGQDLVRRLAAHADVVIENFKVGGLKKYRLDYESLKGVNPRLVYCSITGFGQNGPYASRAGYDFMIQGMGGIMDLTGDPEGEPQKIGVAFADIFTGVYSVVGVLAALRRRDLTGEGAHLDMALLDVQTSVLANQAMNYLASGKSPRRMGNAHPNIVPYQVFPVADGHVIVAVGNDGQYARFVEVLGQPELARDERFRTNAGRVRHRTDLIPLLTELTLGMTREALLAALEAQGVPAGPINTVADVFADPQVIARSMRVDLPSSAAKGGAIPSVRSPIVIDGEPMAARRPSPRLGEHTDEILNDPAWMA, from the coding sequence ATGACGAAGCCGCTCGAGGGGCTCAAAGTCCTTGAACTCGCCCGGATCCTGGCCGGCCCCTGGGTCGGCCAGCTCCTCGCGGATCTCGGGGCCGACGTGGTCAAGGTCGAGCGCCCCGGAGCCGGGGACGACACGCGCGGCTGGGGTCCGCCCTTCATCGAAGGGGCCGATGGGGAGGATCTCTCGGCGGCCTACTTCCATTCCTGCAATCGGGGCAAGCGTTCCATCGCCGTCGATTTCGAGACCCAGGAAGGGCAGGACCTGGTCCGCAGGCTCGCCGCCCATGCGGACGTGGTGATCGAGAATTTCAAGGTCGGCGGGCTGAAGAAGTACCGCCTCGATTACGAGAGCCTCAAGGGCGTCAATCCGCGGCTCGTCTACTGCTCCATCACCGGGTTCGGGCAGAACGGGCCTTACGCTTCGCGGGCCGGCTACGATTTCATGATCCAGGGCATGGGCGGGATCATGGACCTGACCGGCGATCCGGAGGGCGAGCCCCAGAAGATCGGCGTCGCCTTCGCCGATATCTTCACCGGCGTCTATTCCGTGGTCGGCGTGCTCGCAGCCCTGCGCCGCAGGGACCTGACGGGCGAGGGGGCTCATCTCGACATGGCGCTCCTCGACGTCCAGACGAGCGTTCTCGCCAACCAGGCCATGAACTATCTCGCCTCGGGCAAGTCGCCCCGGCGCATGGGCAATGCCCATCCCAACATCGTCCCCTACCAGGTCTTCCCCGTTGCGGACGGGCATGTGATCGTGGCCGTCGGGAACGACGGGCAATATGCCCGCTTCGTCGAGGTGCTCGGGCAGCCGGAACTGGCCCGGGACGAGCGGTTCAGGACCAATGCGGGGCGGGTGCGGCACCGTACCGATCTGATCCCCCTGCTCACCGAACTGACCCTTGGGATGACGCGGGAAGCACTTCTGGCGGCGCTGGAGGCGCAGGGCGTTCCGGCCGGTCCCATCAACACGGTGGCCGACGTCTTTGCCGACCCGCAGGTGATCGCGCGCAGCATGAGGGTCGATCTGCCCTCCTCTGCCGCAAAGGGAGGAGCGATTCCCTCCGTGCGCTCGCCCATCGTGATCGATGGGGAGCCTATGGCCGCGCGGCGCCCGTCGCCGCGCCTCGGCGAGCATACGGACGAGATCCTGAACGACCCGGCCTGGATGGCTTAA
- a CDS encoding TetR/AcrR family transcriptional regulator translates to MFACVRGRRSSREKILDAAAELVSEIGSGRLTLDAVAERAGLSKGGLLYNFPSKEALLQAMIQRLVDEVSLEKEALRRQLPPKRNLEARLCTSALLKMCGGGKMKEIATGMLAASSENPRLLEPVRSVVRETLEKLRSTSDDVDASIVAWLAVEGLRSMEMHDISPFSDQDRERIVGAINRLLDNGIAEQAPKDNKP, encoded by the coding sequence ATGTTCGCGTGTGTCCGGGGCCGGAGGAGTTCCCGAGAGAAGATTCTCGATGCGGCCGCCGAGCTCGTCAGTGAAATCGGTTCGGGACGATTGACCCTCGATGCGGTCGCGGAACGGGCCGGACTCAGCAAGGGCGGACTTCTTTACAATTTCCCGAGCAAGGAGGCACTCCTCCAGGCGATGATCCAGCGTCTCGTGGATGAAGTTTCCTTGGAAAAAGAGGCGCTGAGGAGGCAGCTGCCCCCCAAGCGCAATCTTGAAGCCAGGCTGTGCACCTCCGCCCTCCTCAAGATGTGCGGCGGCGGAAAGATGAAAGAGATTGCCACCGGCATGCTCGCCGCCTCCTCCGAGAACCCGCGCCTTCTGGAGCCGGTGCGCAGCGTCGTGAGGGAAACCCTGGAAAAGCTCAGGAGCACCTCGGACGACGTCGATGCCAGCATCGTGGCATGGCTCGCGGTCGAGGGCCTGCGCAGCATGGAGATGCACGACATCAGCCCCTTCTCGGACCAGGATCGCGAGCGGATCGTCGGCGCCATCAACCGCCTGCTCGACAACGGTATTGCCGAACAGGCCCCGAAGGACAATAAGCCTTAA
- a CDS encoding efflux RND transporter periplasmic adaptor subunit: protein MKRRIVVTLVFILAIGLCAGLVWFNFFKDKMIKDFFANMKAPPQVVSSAKVESKTWTPAVSAIGTARAANGVELSFETPGIVKEIKFKANQNIRKGEVLVQLDDTVERADLTDVQAAVKVAESNFERAKTLSSRGYGTEANFDQASAALAAARSRLARLEATIEQKALKAPFSGVIGIPRIDIGQYLQPGTVIASFQDLSTMKVDFTVPEQEASKIRLGQEVRVGVADNDLRFTGQITGKDPRVDPKTRLVSVQATVDIEKDGSVLPGQFLHVEAILPPEPNVITIPQTAVITSLYGDYVYTVEPEEKDGQKVDVAKQVFVKTGRRRGGVVEIMSGLQPGQQVVASGQNKLQAGATVKINNTIDLTKIGATKLATGE, encoded by the coding sequence ATGAAACGGCGCATCGTAGTCACCCTTGTGTTCATCCTTGCGATTGGACTCTGCGCCGGGCTGGTCTGGTTCAATTTCTTCAAGGACAAGATGATCAAGGACTTCTTCGCCAACATGAAGGCGCCGCCCCAGGTGGTGTCCTCGGCGAAGGTGGAGTCCAAGACCTGGACCCCGGCCGTGAGCGCCATCGGAACGGCCCGCGCGGCCAATGGGGTCGAGCTGTCGTTCGAGACCCCGGGCATCGTCAAGGAGATCAAGTTCAAGGCGAACCAGAACATTCGCAAGGGCGAGGTGCTGGTGCAGCTCGACGACACCGTCGAGCGCGCCGACCTCACGGACGTGCAGGCCGCCGTGAAGGTGGCCGAGAGCAACTTCGAACGGGCGAAGACCCTGTCCTCCCGCGGCTACGGGACCGAGGCCAATTTCGACCAGGCCAGTGCGGCGCTGGCGGCCGCGCGGTCGAGGCTGGCGCGTCTCGAGGCGACCATCGAGCAGAAGGCCCTCAAGGCCCCGTTCTCCGGCGTGATCGGCATTCCGCGGATCGACATCGGCCAGTATCTGCAGCCGGGCACGGTGATCGCGAGCTTCCAGGATCTCTCCACCATGAAGGTCGACTTCACGGTGCCCGAGCAGGAGGCCAGCAAGATCAGGCTGGGCCAGGAGGTTCGGGTGGGCGTTGCGGACAACGACCTGCGCTTCACCGGCCAGATCACGGGCAAGGATCCCCGGGTGGATCCCAAGACGCGCCTCGTCTCCGTTCAGGCGACCGTCGACATCGAGAAGGACGGAAGCGTCCTTCCCGGCCAGTTCCTCCATGTGGAAGCCATTCTTCCGCCGGAGCCCAACGTGATCACGATTCCGCAGACGGCCGTCATCACCAGCCTTTACGGCGACTACGTCTATACGGTCGAACCGGAAGAGAAGGACGGCCAGAAGGTCGACGTGGCGAAGCAGGTCTTCGTCAAGACCGGCCGCCGTCGCGGAGGCGTGGTGGAGATCATGTCCGGGCTCCAGCCGGGTCAGCAGGTCGTCGCCTCGGGCCAGAACAAGCTTCAGGCGGGGGCGACGGTGAAGATCAACAACACGATCGACCTGACCAAGATCGGCGCGACGAAGCTCGCGACCGGAGAATAA
- a CDS encoding efflux RND transporter permease subunit, with translation MSFTELFIRRPVLAMVVSLLILLLGAQGLMSLQVRQYPEVEETTITITTTYTGASADLMQGFISTPIAKAVSSAEGVDYVTSQSRLGLSTVSVRMRLNTDPNAALTEVTAKVQTVRAQLPQDAEDPVIVKGTGQTFALMYLTFASSEMNPEQVSEFLTRVVQPRFATLEGVGSAEILGGRDFSMRIWIDPVRLAARGVTAGDVVTAVRSNNFLAAPGKTQNEFVAYALEMQTTFQTPESFGALPIRSNGDQIVRLRDVADVELGPKSTDTKVSFNGKEGTFIGITPTPSANPLTVAEEVTRAIDAIRPTLPKGMTVQIVYDASNFISASIEEVFKTIGEAALIVIVVILLFLGSFRSVLIPIVTIPLSLVGVCFVLYVLGYSINLLTLLAMVLAIGLVVDDAIVVLENIHRHIEEGLRPVDAAIVGMKEIFVPIVSMTITLAAVYAPIGFTQGLTGTLFREFAFTLAGAVIISGIIAVTLSPMMSSKLLKPHGHGGQTGFAGVVDRTFTRVENWYARRLKGSLDYRYVTLTIVAALLATTVFLFVKTPSELAPEEDQGAYLGLVNAPQYATADYTQAFASQFTNAGEKIPEIDDSFLIVGIDGGGGGFVGFKLKEWSERKKKGVVTKQEIQNLLNENAGVQAFVFAPPSLPGAGGGLPIQYVLRTIGDPAQAYEVAERVKQKAMETGKFIIVQNSVTYQTPRARIVVDRDRAAAMGVPVSEIGNTLGALVGGAPISKFDRDNRSYDVISQVRQVDRLNPERLGAYYVRAADGSMVPLSALVRIQTDASPASIEQFNQLNSATLSALPLPGVTTSEGLQTLRSIAREIMPQGFYEDYAGQSRLEVQEGSSIALAFGLAIIVIYLVLAAQFESFRDPFIIMMSVPLSMFGAMIFLNLGLATLNIYTEVGLITLVGLITKHGILMVEFANELKEKQGLNRREAIQEAARVRLRPILMTTAAMVLGVAPLLYASGAGAAARFSMGIVIASGMSIGTIFTLFVVPMFYTFISHERRRGAVEEKRQPASRQALAAE, from the coding sequence ATGAGTTTCACAGAACTCTTCATTCGCCGCCCGGTCTTGGCCATGGTGGTGAGCCTCCTGATTCTGCTGCTCGGCGCGCAGGGTCTGATGAGCCTCCAGGTCCGTCAGTACCCGGAGGTCGAGGAGACCACTATCACCATCACGACCACCTATACGGGCGCAAGCGCCGATCTGATGCAGGGTTTCATCAGCACGCCGATTGCCAAGGCCGTGTCGAGCGCCGAAGGCGTCGATTACGTGACCTCTCAGAGCCGCCTCGGCCTGAGCACGGTCTCCGTCCGCATGCGCCTGAATACGGACCCCAACGCAGCGCTGACGGAAGTGACCGCCAAGGTCCAGACCGTTCGCGCCCAGCTGCCGCAGGACGCGGAGGATCCGGTCATCGTCAAGGGCACGGGCCAGACCTTCGCTCTCATGTACCTGACCTTCGCCAGCTCGGAGATGAACCCCGAGCAGGTCTCCGAATTCCTGACGCGCGTCGTGCAGCCGCGCTTCGCGACCCTGGAGGGCGTGGGCTCGGCCGAGATCCTCGGCGGGCGCGACTTCTCCATGCGCATCTGGATCGACCCCGTTCGCCTTGCGGCGCGCGGCGTGACCGCCGGCGACGTGGTGACCGCGGTCCGCTCGAACAACTTCCTCGCCGCGCCCGGCAAGACGCAGAACGAGTTCGTAGCCTATGCGCTCGAGATGCAGACCACCTTCCAGACGCCGGAGTCCTTCGGCGCGCTTCCGATCCGCTCCAACGGCGACCAGATCGTGCGCCTGCGCGACGTGGCGGACGTGGAGCTGGGTCCGAAGAGCACCGACACGAAGGTGAGCTTCAACGGCAAGGAGGGCACCTTCATCGGCATCACGCCGACCCCGTCGGCGAACCCGCTGACCGTGGCCGAGGAAGTGACAAGGGCCATCGATGCGATCAGGCCCACGCTGCCCAAGGGCATGACCGTGCAGATCGTCTACGACGCCTCCAACTTCATCTCCGCCTCGATCGAGGAGGTGTTCAAGACCATCGGCGAGGCGGCTCTCATCGTCATCGTCGTGATCCTGCTGTTCCTGGGCTCCTTCCGCTCGGTCCTGATCCCCATCGTCACGATCCCGCTGTCATTGGTCGGCGTCTGCTTCGTGCTGTACGTCCTCGGATACTCGATCAACCTTTTGACCCTTCTCGCGATGGTGCTCGCCATCGGTCTCGTCGTCGACGACGCCATCGTGGTGCTCGAGAACATCCATCGACACATCGAGGAGGGACTGAGGCCGGTCGATGCCGCCATCGTGGGCATGAAGGAAATCTTCGTGCCGATCGTCTCGATGACCATCACGCTCGCGGCCGTCTATGCCCCGATCGGGTTCACGCAGGGCCTCACCGGGACCCTGTTCCGGGAGTTCGCCTTCACCCTGGCAGGGGCGGTGATCATCTCCGGCATCATCGCCGTCACCCTGTCGCCGATGATGTCCTCCAAGCTGCTCAAGCCCCATGGCCACGGAGGCCAGACGGGCTTTGCAGGCGTCGTCGACCGGACCTTCACCCGCGTGGAGAACTGGTACGCCAGGCGGCTCAAGGGCTCCCTGGATTATCGCTATGTGACGCTCACCATCGTGGCGGCGCTCCTGGCGACGACGGTGTTCCTCTTCGTCAAGACGCCGTCCGAACTGGCGCCCGAGGAGGATCAGGGCGCCTATCTCGGCCTCGTCAATGCTCCGCAATACGCAACCGCCGACTACACCCAGGCTTTCGCCAGCCAGTTCACCAATGCCGGTGAGAAGATCCCGGAGATCGACGACTCCTTCCTCATCGTCGGCATCGATGGCGGCGGAGGCGGCTTCGTCGGCTTCAAGCTGAAGGAATGGAGCGAGCGGAAGAAGAAGGGAGTGGTGACGAAGCAGGAGATTCAGAACCTCCTCAACGAGAACGCGGGCGTTCAGGCCTTCGTGTTCGCGCCGCCTTCCCTGCCGGGTGCCGGCGGCGGCCTGCCGATCCAGTATGTCCTGCGCACCATCGGCGATCCCGCCCAGGCCTATGAAGTGGCCGAACGGGTCAAGCAGAAGGCCATGGAGACCGGCAAGTTCATCATCGTCCAGAACTCCGTCACCTACCAGACGCCCCGGGCGCGGATCGTCGTCGACCGCGACCGGGCGGCGGCAATGGGCGTGCCGGTCAGCGAGATCGGCAATACGCTCGGTGCGCTCGTCGGTGGAGCTCCCATCTCCAAGTTCGACCGCGACAACCGGAGCTACGACGTCATCAGCCAGGTTCGGCAGGTCGACCGACTGAACCCCGAGCGCCTGGGTGCATACTACGTGCGGGCCGCCGACGGCTCGATGGTGCCGCTCTCCGCTCTCGTCCGTATCCAGACGGATGCCTCTCCCGCGTCGATCGAGCAGTTCAACCAGCTCAACTCGGCGACCCTGTCGGCCCTGCCGCTGCCCGGCGTGACGACGTCGGAAGGCCTCCAGACCCTCCGCTCGATCGCCCGGGAAATCATGCCCCAGGGCTTCTACGAGGATTACGCCGGCCAGTCCCGGCTGGAGGTGCAGGAGGGGAGCTCCATCGCGCTCGCCTTCGGGCTGGCGATCATCGTGATCTATCTGGTGCTTGCGGCGCAGTTCGAGAGCTTCCGCGATCCGTTCATCATCATGATGTCGGTTCCCCTGTCGATGTTCGGGGCCATGATCTTCCTCAATCTGGGTCTTGCGACCTTGAACATCTATACGGAGGTCGGCCTGATCACCCTTGTGGGGCTGATCACGAAGCACGGCATCCTGATGGTCGAGTTCGCCAACGAGCTCAAGGAGAAGCAGGGGCTGAACCGGCGCGAGGCGATCCAGGAGGCGGCCCGGGTGCGTCTGCGGCCGATCCTGATGACGACCGCCGCCATGGTGCTGGGCGTCGCTCCGCTGCTCTATGCCAGCGGCGCGGGAGCGGCGGCCCGGTTCTCCATGGGTATCGTGATCGCGTCCGGCATGTCCATCGGAACGATCTTTACGCTGTTCGTGGTCCCGATGTTCTACACCTTCATCTCCCATGAGCGGCGAAGGGGAGCGGTCGAGGAGAAGAGACAGCCCGCTTCCCGTCAGGCGCTGGCTGCGGAGTAA
- a CDS encoding Fur family transcriptional regulator — MNARANRKEEEEMLLQRADDLCRANNLRLTPIRERVYRELVQSGGPVGAYDLVDRLSSDKKRLAPVTIYRALDFLRDAGLVHRLATQNSYIVSHGQPDVNAMKVMFVCTKTGQTVEVHSKEVAEAIRKAAEEAGFKSLSPFIEVEGEMSSK, encoded by the coding sequence ATGAACGCTCGAGCCAACCGGAAAGAAGAAGAGGAGATGCTCCTCCAGCGTGCGGACGATCTGTGCCGTGCCAACAATCTGCGCCTGACCCCCATTCGCGAGCGCGTCTATCGGGAACTCGTCCAGAGCGGCGGACCCGTCGGCGCGTACGACCTCGTCGACCGGCTCAGCAGCGACAAGAAACGCCTTGCTCCGGTGACCATTTACCGGGCCCTCGATTTCCTCCGGGATGCAGGACTGGTCCATCGTCTTGCGACGCAGAACTCCTACATCGTCTCGCACGGTCAGCCGGATGTGAACGCCATGAAGGTCATGTTCGTCTGCACGAAGACGGGCCAGACCGTGGAGGTCCATTCGAAGGAGGTGGCCGAGGCGATCCGGAAAGCGGCCGAAGAAGCCGGCTTCAAGTCCCTCTCGCCCTTCATCGAGGTCGAAGGAGAGATGAGCTCCAAGTAA
- a CDS encoding Fur family transcriptional regulator — MTPAQSHSHAVEGLNDTQKRVHKILLAAQNPLSAYEVLDKMRSKGAVTPPTVYRSLERLIEKGLAHRLESLNAYVACKHPHHHDMAAFAICEACGLVTEFTDPQIDERLTGWSDAHSFRPSKVTVEVRGLCGGCCPERGRP; from the coding sequence ATGACCCCGGCCCAGAGTCACAGCCATGCAGTCGAGGGGCTGAACGACACCCAGAAGCGTGTCCATAAGATCCTGCTGGCCGCCCAGAATCCTTTGTCGGCCTACGAGGTCCTGGACAAGATGCGCTCCAAGGGCGCCGTCACGCCCCCGACCGTCTACAGGTCCCTCGAAAGGCTCATCGAGAAGGGGCTGGCACATCGGCTCGAGAGCCTGAATGCCTACGTCGCCTGCAAGCACCCCCATCATCACGACATGGCGGCGTTCGCCATCTGCGAAGCGTGCGGCCTGGTGACCGAGTTCACCGACCCTCAGATCGACGAGCGGCTGACCGGGTGGAGCGACGCTCATTCCTTTCGCCCCAGCAAGGTGACGGTCGAAGTCCGTGGCCTGTGCGGCGGGTGTTGCCCGGAACGCGGCCGGCCCTAA
- a CDS encoding amidase, producing MKSVRDRLEAVLERLDKRADDERVYVKIYRDAARAAADAADARRRAGVTLGPLDGVIVSIKDLLDVAGEPTTAGSRIFRERPPAQEDAEVVRRLRQAGAVILGKTNMVEFAFSGIGLNPHYGTPCNAVDPQRIPGGSSSGAGVAVAEGTSAISIGSDTGGSVRIPAAFNGVVGFKPTARRISLRGAFPLSYSLDSLGPLARNVADCAAADSVMAGEEVLPPASYPLQGLRVGVPRGRLFSRMDALVEGAFERTLNRLAAEGARIVDCDLEDLLEEMAEATARGSIASVEAAAVHAEWIEARGDLIDPRVQKWIALRRSVSAADYIRMMRKRAALAEAMDRRLSPFDVVALPTTPVVAPLAAPLIADEKLYNKTDSLILRNTTPANQFDLTAISLPVPGAELPVGFMLVARHGHDKRLLEISASVERVLS from the coding sequence ATGAAAAGTGTTCGCGACAGGCTCGAAGCCGTCCTCGAGCGATTGGACAAGCGCGCCGACGACGAGCGCGTCTATGTCAAGATCTACCGCGACGCCGCACGGGCGGCCGCCGATGCCGCCGACGCAAGACGGCGCGCAGGCGTGACGCTGGGGCCGCTCGACGGCGTCATCGTTTCGATCAAGGATCTTCTCGATGTCGCGGGCGAGCCGACGACGGCGGGATCCCGGATCTTTCGCGAGCGTCCGCCCGCCCAGGAGGACGCCGAGGTGGTGCGGCGCCTGCGTCAGGCAGGCGCCGTGATCCTCGGCAAGACCAACATGGTCGAGTTCGCATTCTCCGGGATCGGCCTCAATCCGCACTACGGAACGCCCTGCAATGCCGTCGACCCGCAGCGCATTCCGGGCGGGTCGTCATCGGGAGCGGGGGTTGCGGTCGCCGAGGGAACGAGCGCGATCTCCATCGGCAGCGACACGGGCGGATCGGTGCGAATTCCGGCTGCCTTCAACGGTGTCGTCGGCTTCAAGCCGACGGCGCGGCGCATCTCCCTGAGGGGAGCCTTTCCGCTCTCGTACAGCCTCGATTCGCTCGGCCCCCTCGCGCGCAACGTCGCCGATTGTGCGGCAGCGGATTCCGTCATGGCGGGGGAGGAAGTGCTTCCGCCGGCTTCCTATCCGCTGCAAGGGCTTCGCGTGGGCGTTCCGCGCGGCCGTCTCTTCTCTCGGATGGACGCGCTCGTCGAGGGCGCCTTCGAGCGGACTCTGAACCGGTTGGCCGCCGAGGGTGCACGGATCGTCGACTGCGACCTGGAAGATCTCCTGGAGGAGATGGCGGAGGCGACCGCGCGTGGCTCCATCGCTTCCGTCGAGGCCGCCGCCGTCCATGCGGAATGGATAGAAGCGAGAGGAGATCTCATCGATCCGCGCGTGCAGAAGTGGATTGCGTTGAGGCGCTCCGTCTCGGCTGCCGATTATATCCGGATGATGAGAAAGCGCGCTGCGCTCGCAGAGGCCATGGACCGCAGGCTCTCCCCTTTCGACGTCGTCGCCCTGCCGACGACGCCCGTCGTGGCGCCGCTCGCCGCGCCGCTCATTGCAGACGAGAAGCTCTACAACAAGACCGACAGCCTGATCCTGCGCAACACGACACCCGCAAACCAGTTCGATCTGACGGCCATTTCCCTGCCCGTTCCCGGTGCCGAACTTCCAGTTGGCTTCATGCTCGTCGCACGGCATGGGCACGACAAGCGCCTGCTCGAAATCTCCGCGAGCGTCGAGCGCGTCCTTTCATGA
- a CDS encoding DNA translocase FtsK has product MASLLATYPSGAVEEPRGDARPDRVAESQPDAIDAGVAAETAGAVESHAVSPDETVEKPVAAAGPVPTISPQVVFTAWAYSYYTTGEVRFAVQDAPDPAEAENAALDPVEPEPPASPGNEPREGLDIDPAYLLLYQDELPSMDRRPAPPAVQAAAAAPERALPASTARAPVPVVEPAASTPVPASIPSEAGAHPAMPRETYELPELSYLALPPERQEPVLTEDILEETAGRLEKIIRDFGVKGDVIHVHPGPVVTLYELEPAPGTKSSRVIALSDDIARSMSATSARVAVIPGRNAIGIELPNQVRETVFLRELLASHDFETSQHKLPLCLGKTIGGEPVIADLARMPHLLVAGTTGSGKSVAINTMILSLLYRFRPDQCRLIMVDPKMLELSVYDGIPHLLTPVVTDPKKAIIALRWAVREMEDRYKKMSKLGVRNIDGFNARVSEAKARGEVITRTVQTGFDRETGQAVYEDEVMDLEPLPYIVVIVDEMADLMMVAGKEIEGAIQRLAQMARAAGIHVILATQRPSVDVITGTIKANFPTRISFQVTSKIDSRTILGEMGAEQLLGQGDMLYMAGGGRITRVHGPFCSDEEVEKVVAHLKRQGRPQYLEAVTADEDEGGAGGDSPVFDQGEFGAPGGDLYEQAVSIVLRHRKASTSYIQRRLQIGYNRAASLMERMEKEGIVGPANHAGKREILLETPDQHV; this is encoded by the coding sequence ATGGCATCCTTGCTGGCGACCTACCCCTCCGGCGCTGTCGAGGAACCCCGGGGCGATGCGAGACCGGACCGTGTCGCCGAATCGCAACCCGACGCCATCGATGCCGGCGTTGCCGCGGAGACGGCAGGCGCGGTCGAGTCCCATGCCGTTTCACCTGATGAAACGGTGGAGAAGCCGGTTGCCGCGGCTGGACCCGTCCCGACGATCTCGCCGCAGGTCGTTTTCACGGCTTGGGCCTACAGCTACTACACGACGGGCGAAGTCCGCTTTGCCGTGCAGGACGCGCCTGACCCGGCTGAGGCGGAGAACGCCGCTCTCGACCCTGTGGAGCCGGAGCCTCCCGCTTCCCCGGGCAACGAGCCGCGCGAGGGCCTGGACATCGATCCCGCGTACCTGCTGCTCTACCAGGATGAACTTCCATCCATGGATCGGCGGCCGGCCCCGCCGGCCGTGCAGGCCGCTGCTGCCGCGCCCGAACGGGCCCTGCCCGCATCGACCGCCCGGGCGCCCGTCCCGGTCGTGGAACCGGCGGCTTCGACGCCGGTGCCCGCTTCGATCCCGTCCGAAGCCGGGGCCCATCCGGCCATGCCGCGAGAGACCTACGAACTGCCGGAGCTTTCCTATCTTGCGCTCCCTCCCGAGCGTCAGGAGCCGGTGCTCACGGAGGACATCCTGGAGGAAACGGCGGGCCGACTCGAGAAGATCATCCGCGATTTCGGCGTGAAGGGGGATGTCATTCACGTCCATCCCGGTCCGGTGGTGACGCTCTACGAGCTGGAGCCGGCGCCCGGCACCAAGTCCTCGCGGGTCATCGCACTGTCGGATGACATCGCCCGCTCCATGAGCGCGACGTCGGCCCGTGTCGCGGTCATTCCCGGCCGAAATGCCATCGGCATCGAACTGCCCAATCAGGTGCGCGAGACGGTGTTCCTGCGCGAGCTCCTGGCGAGCCACGACTTCGAGACGTCGCAGCACAAGCTGCCTTTGTGCCTCGGCAAGACGATCGGCGGCGAGCCGGTGATCGCGGACCTCGCCCGCATGCCGCACCTGCTGGTGGCCGGCACCACCGGCTCGGGCAAGTCGGTCGCCATCAACACCATGATCCTGTCGCTGCTCTATCGGTTCAGGCCCGACCAGTGCCGTCTGATCATGGTGGACCCGAAGATGCTGGAGCTCTCCGTCTACGACGGCATTCCGCACCTCCTCACCCCCGTCGTCACCGATCCGAAGAAGGCGATCATCGCCTTGCGCTGGGCGGTGCGGGAGATGGAGGACCGCTACAAGAAGATGTCGAAGCTGGGGGTGCGCAACATCGACGGCTTCAACGCCCGCGTCTCGGAAGCGAAGGCCCGCGGCGAGGTCATCACCCGCACCGTCCAGACCGGCTTCGACCGCGAGACCGGCCAGGCGGTCTACGAGGACGAGGTGATGGACCTCGAGCCGCTGCCCTACATCGTGGTGATCGTCGACGAGATGGCCGACCTGATGATGGTGGCCGGCAAGGAGATCGAGGGCGCGATCCAGCGCCTGGCGCAGATGGCGCGCGCGGCGGGCATCCACGTGATCCTGGCGACCCAGCGCCCGTCGGTGGACGTGATCACCGGCACGATCAAGGCGAACTTCCCGACCCGCATCTCCTTCCAGGTGACCTCGAAGATCGACAGCCGCACGATCTTAGGCGAGATGGGCGCCGAGCAGCTTCTCGGCCAGGGCGACATGCTCTACATGGCCGGCGGCGGGCGCATCACCCGCGTGCACGGGCCGTTCTGCTCCGACGAGGAGGTCGAGAAGGTCGTCGCCCACCTCAAACGACAGGGCCGGCCGCAATATCTGGAAGCCGTCACCGCCGACGAGGACGAGGGCGGCGCGGGCGGCGACTCGCCGGTCTTCGACCAGGGCGAGTTCGGAGCGCCGGGCGGCGATCTCTACGAGCAGGCGGTCTCCATCGTGCTGCGGCACAGGAAGGCATCGACGTCCTACATCCAGCGGCGGCTGCAGATCGGCTACAACCGCGCCGCCTCGCTCATGGAGCGCATGGAGAAGGAGGGCATCGTCGGCCCCGCCAACCATGCCGGCAAGCGCGAGATCCTCCTCGAAACGCCGGATCAGCACGTGTGA